A DNA window from Porphyromonas gingivalis ATCC 33277 contains the following coding sequences:
- a CDS encoding IS982-like element IS195 family transposase: MKTNIVDVFCIIDDFSKLFDEAIKKKTLEEEDKKRRNRKFKMSDSEVMTILILFHLSRYRDLKAFYLQYITHSCRSEFPHLVSYNRFVELQSRVGFKLIAFLNMCCLGQCTGISFIDSTPLKACHIKRAHGHRTMRGWAQKGKSTMGWFYGFKLHIVINDRGEIINYQITPGNCDDREPLKDGTFTKNLFGKLIADRGYISQNLFDRLFVDDIHMITKIKKNMKNSLMHLYDKVLLRKRALIETVNDMLKNVCQIEHTRHRSVNNFVTNLISGIIAYNILPKKPELNIEIIRNPNFPISA, from the coding sequence ATGAAGACAAATATAGTTGATGTTTTTTGCATCATAGATGATTTCTCCAAGCTTTTTGATGAAGCAATCAAGAAAAAGACCCTCGAAGAGGAAGACAAAAAACGCAGGAATAGAAAGTTTAAGATGTCGGACAGTGAGGTCATGACCATCCTGATCCTTTTTCATCTGTCAAGATACCGAGATTTGAAAGCTTTTTATCTTCAATACATCACCCATTCTTGTCGATCCGAGTTTCCACATCTTGTCTCTTATAATCGCTTTGTGGAGCTGCAAAGCAGGGTGGGTTTCAAGCTGATAGCATTTCTCAATATGTGTTGTTTGGGTCAATGTACAGGCATCTCTTTCATCGATTCCACCCCACTGAAGGCTTGTCATATCAAACGAGCTCATGGGCATAGGACAATGAGGGGATGGGCTCAAAAAGGCAAAAGCACCATGGGTTGGTTTTATGGATTCAAACTACATATTGTTATCAACGACAGGGGTGAAATCATCAACTATCAAATCACACCGGGCAATTGTGATGACAGAGAACCTCTGAAAGACGGAACATTCACCAAGAATCTTTTTGGCAAACTCATTGCCGATAGAGGCTACATTTCCCAAAACCTTTTTGACCGGCTCTTTGTCGATGACATCCACATGATAACCAAAATCAAAAAGAACATGAAGAACTCCCTGATGCATCTATATGACAAAGTTTTATTGAGAAAGAGAGCCTTGATCGAAACGGTCAATGATATGCTCAAAAATGTCTGTCAGATAGAGCACACGAGACATCGCAGTGTCAACAATTTTGTCACCAACCTGATCTCCGGTATCATCGCTTACAACATCCTGCCTAAAAAGCCTGAACTCAATATTGAAATCATCAGAAACCCTAACTTTCCTATTTCCGCTTAG
- a CDS encoding IS982-like element IS195 family transposase, with protein sequence MKTNIVDVFCIIDDFSKLFDEAIKKKTLEEADKKRRNRKFKMSDSEVMTILILFHLSRYRDLKAFYLQYITHSCRSEFPHLVSYNRFVELQSRVGFKLIAFLNMCCLGQCTGISFIDSTPLKACHIKRAHGHRTMRGWAQKGKSTMGWFYGFKLHIVINDRGEIINYQITPGNCDDREPLKDGTFTKNLFGKLIADRGYISQNLFDRLFVDDIHMITKIKKNMKNSLMHLYDKVLLRKRALIETVNDMLKNVCQIEHTRHRSVNNFVTNLISGIIAYNILPKKPELNIEIIRNPNFPISA encoded by the coding sequence ATGAAGACAAATATAGTTGATGTTTTTTGCATCATAGATGATTTCTCCAAGCTTTTTGATGAAGCAATCAAGAAAAAGACCCTCGAAGAGGCAGACAAAAAACGCAGGAATAGAAAGTTTAAGATGTCGGACAGTGAGGTCATGACCATCCTGATCCTTTTTCATCTGTCAAGATACCGAGATTTGAAAGCTTTTTATCTTCAATACATCACCCATTCTTGTCGATCCGAGTTTCCACATCTTGTCTCTTATAATCGCTTTGTGGAGCTGCAAAGCAGGGTGGGTTTCAAGCTGATAGCATTTCTCAATATGTGTTGTTTGGGTCAATGTACAGGCATCTCTTTCATCGATTCCACCCCACTGAAGGCTTGTCATATCAAACGAGCTCATGGGCATAGGACAATGAGGGGATGGGCTCAAAAAGGCAAAAGCACCATGGGTTGGTTTTATGGATTCAAACTACATATTGTTATCAACGACAGGGGTGAAATCATCAACTATCAAATCACACCGGGCAATTGTGATGACAGAGAACCTCTGAAAGACGGAACATTCACCAAGAATCTTTTTGGCAAACTCATTGCCGATAGAGGCTACATTTCCCAAAACCTTTTTGACCGGCTCTTTGTCGATGACATCCACATGATAACCAAAATCAAAAAGAACATGAAGAACTCCCTGATGCATCTATATGACAAAGTTTTATTGAGAAAGAGAGCCTTGATCGAAACGGTCAATGATATGCTCAAAAATGTCTGTCAGATAGAGCACACGAGACATCGCAGTGTCAACAATTTTGTCACCAACCTGATCTCCGGTATCATCGCTTACAACATCCTGCCTAAAAAGCCTGAACTCAATATTGAAATCATCAGAAACCCTAACTTTCCTATTTCCGCTTAG
- a CDS encoding LOG family protein has translation MKRFVSVIGPNKTKCSEELYLFGIDLGKYLIDLHWGIVCGGKLGFMEAVCKGARLSTEYDGFSTIGIIPELEKDEANDYCDFVLPTGLSFTRNFLVINASDYVIAAGGGAGTLSEISFAWQLKKTILCFSQYGGWSEKLAGVRIDNTCSNCILDLKELQDLKKYLPE, from the coding sequence ATGAAACGATTTGTAAGTGTAATAGGTCCAAATAAAACAAAATGCTCAGAAGAATTGTATTTATTTGGAATTGATTTAGGAAAATATCTAATTGATCTCCATTGGGGAATAGTTTGTGGCGGTAAATTGGGTTTTATGGAAGCAGTTTGTAAAGGAGCGAGACTATCAACAGAATACGATGGGTTCTCTACAATTGGTATCATTCCAGAGTTGGAGAAAGATGAGGCTAATGATTACTGCGATTTTGTGCTCCCAACAGGATTGTCCTTTACGAGGAATTTTTTGGTCATAAATGCATCTGACTATGTAATTGCAGCAGGAGGAGGAGCAGGGACTTTATCTGAAATATCTTTTGCATGGCAATTAAAAAAAACGATCTTATGTTTCAGTCAATATGGTGGATGGAGTGAGAAGTTAGCAGGAGTCAGGATTGATAATACCTGCTCTAATTGTATCCTTGACCTTAAGGAATTACAGGACCTAAAAAAATATCTACCAGAATGA
- a CDS encoding Gfo/Idh/MocA family protein: MVIKEYAHAIIGCGRIAPIHIKALQDNGVSSILLCDIDTRKAKALTPAGDQYFNDYQTIPLDMLDSVSVCTGHDSHIEISKYFLSRGVSVLCEKPLSVPSYEIGDFLKICRRDKSTIFSVVAQHRYDSIVKFVKKLISSGRLGQIVLSDFTLYCNRPNSYYSESSWRGKKESEGGSVLINQAYHLLDLIVFLFGTPQDTHSFLSTHFKKNVIETEETACAFIEYPTHSVTLKATVCSNELWYTRIDIVGTLGMISFSIDEPFRIFEYSKSIEEDVTFFLRKDKKLANKKGDLFYFGHSHELQIRAFIKSVQSRERILLPSIEEIEKTQNLIQKLYL; encoded by the coding sequence ATGGTTATTAAAGAATACGCGCACGCAATCATAGGTTGTGGGCGTATAGCCCCAATTCACATCAAAGCTTTACAAGATAATGGGGTTTCATCAATCTTATTGTGTGATATAGATACTCGTAAGGCTAAGGCTTTGACGCCCGCTGGAGACCAATATTTTAATGATTACCAAACCATTCCCTTAGATATGTTAGATAGTGTTTCCGTTTGTACGGGACATGACAGCCATATAGAAATTTCAAAATATTTTTTATCTCGCGGAGTATCAGTGCTTTGTGAGAAACCTCTTTCTGTCCCTTCATATGAAATAGGAGATTTCTTAAAAATATGCAGAAGAGACAAAAGTACAATTTTTTCTGTAGTAGCTCAGCATAGGTATGATTCGATTGTGAAATTTGTAAAAAAGCTGATTAGTTCTGGACGTTTAGGACAAATAGTACTTTCTGATTTTACATTATACTGCAATAGACCAAACAGCTATTATTCAGAGAGTTCTTGGAGGGGGAAGAAGGAATCTGAGGGAGGCTCTGTATTGATCAATCAAGCATATCATCTTTTGGATCTAATTGTATTTTTATTTGGCACACCACAAGACACACACTCTTTTCTCTCCACTCATTTTAAAAAAAATGTGATTGAGACAGAAGAGACAGCATGTGCTTTTATTGAATATCCTACTCACAGTGTGACTTTAAAAGCAACTGTATGTAGCAATGAACTTTGGTACACCAGAATTGACATCGTAGGTACTCTCGGCATGATTTCATTTTCCATAGACGAACCTTTTCGTATCTTTGAATACTCAAAGTCAATTGAAGAAGATGTAACCTTTTTTCTTCGCAAGGATAAAAAATTAGCAAATAAAAAAGGGGATTTATTTTATTTTGGACATTCCCATGAATTACAGATTCGCGCTTTTATAAAATCCGTTCAATCTCGAGAAAGAATTCTTTTGCCTAGTATAGAAGAAATCGAAAAAACACAGAACTTAATACAAAAACTATATTTATGA
- a CDS encoding radical SAM protein, translated as MRFHWQSPLLILSLKNVGSSIMREAVFKITNCCPCKCSFCESGNGLWRDIEDIVRDVWMESAQTFVNNGLEVAIISGGEPLLRADLASDMIKLFEKEGVFSVLNTSGVLFSRNSIDKMLCNLPNLVVFSIDSVNPVKHDRHRGIPNLFQTVLLSIQDIKKRIPDLSVGVRFVLTKHNFHDLPILLYLCSYLGIDCLKITNIENDSAGQYALSLEQIDFLFTEVIPKSLEVCKALCFQSESLMFDAQEKLNHLFKGLSPKCLSKNLFAVSDVPIYECPLKSQFCLIGADGNIHLCCEAEHQQYPILGNIQELDILELQKKMTFYKRRRLAYCIYCSAERNIQINFTNKCLKVNERCNYGR; from the coding sequence ATGAGATTTCATTGGCAGAGCCCATTGTTGATTCTTTCACTCAAAAATGTAGGCAGTTCTATCATGAGGGAAGCCGTTTTTAAAATTACCAATTGTTGTCCTTGTAAATGTTCTTTTTGCGAGAGTGGAAATGGACTTTGGAGAGATATTGAAGATATCGTCCGAGATGTATGGATGGAATCAGCACAGACTTTTGTGAATAATGGGCTTGAAGTTGCCATTATCTCTGGAGGGGAACCTTTATTGAGAGCGGATTTAGCTTCGGATATGATCAAATTATTTGAGAAAGAAGGGGTCTTTTCCGTCCTAAATACTTCAGGAGTTCTTTTTAGCAGAAATAGCATTGATAAGATGCTATGTAATCTGCCAAATTTGGTTGTGTTTTCTATCGACTCTGTTAATCCAGTCAAGCATGATAGACATAGGGGGATACCCAATTTATTCCAGACAGTACTTCTCTCAATACAGGACATAAAAAAACGAATCCCTGACCTATCGGTAGGAGTCAGATTTGTATTGACAAAACATAACTTCCATGATCTGCCCATACTTCTATATCTATGTTCTTACTTAGGAATTGACTGTCTAAAAATCACCAATATAGAAAATGATTCTGCTGGCCAATATGCTCTATCTCTTGAGCAAATTGATTTTCTTTTTACAGAAGTGATCCCCAAGAGTCTTGAGGTTTGTAAAGCTCTTTGCTTTCAATCAGAGAGTTTGATGTTTGATGCTCAAGAAAAGCTAAATCATTTATTCAAAGGGCTTTCTCCAAAATGTTTATCAAAGAATTTATTTGCGGTATCTGATGTACCAATATATGAATGTCCATTAAAATCTCAATTTTGCTTAATTGGAGCAGATGGGAATATTCATCTCTGTTGTGAAGCTGAGCACCAACAATATCCAATACTAGGTAACATCCAAGAATTGGACATCTTGGAATTACAAAAAAAAATGACTTTTTACAAGAGGAGGCGATTGGCGTACTGCATTTATTGCTCTGCAGAAAGAAATATTCAAATTAACTTTACGAACAAATGTCTAAAAGTAAATGAGAGATGTAACTATGGGCGATAG